A window of the Helianthus annuus cultivar XRQ/B chromosome 4, HanXRQr2.0-SUNRISE, whole genome shotgun sequence genome harbors these coding sequences:
- the LOC110933747 gene encoding uncharacterized protein LOC110933747 encodes MPSHIRTYDGTKDPEDHLQIFTRAARIEKWSNAKCCLMFMQTLVWYARIWFNDLPERSIRTFDDLSKGFLANFSQQRRYVKDATVIFQIKQQDDESLRDLFERYKKEGLTYVGADEKIRVAGFMNVIISKYLIRDFNKCLPKTLEEVLERAEAHIHGEEDVDIKEQRKRGPSWRSNSLNRKRSNYGSYDKRSRSSYPRRSEGGNLPSREKTVSFTALTKTPQEILAAEEVKHGFRPPRPLPKSKRNENSTQYCEFHEEKGHHTNDCFQLRKESKKLLSPENLPIWSNV; translated from the coding sequence ATGCCATCCCACATAAGAACCTATGACGGAACTAAAGATCCTGAAGACCACCTCCAAATCTTTACCAGGGCAGCGAGAATCGAAAAATGGTCTAATGCCAAATGCTGtctcatgttcatgcaaacccttgtatggtatgcccggatatggttcaATGACCTCCCCGAAAGAAGCATTCGAACCTTTGACGACCTGAGCAAAGGTTTCCTGGCCAACTTTTCACAGCAACGGAGGTATGTCAAAGATGCTACAGTGATTTTTCAAATCAAGCAACAAGACGATGAAAGCCTTAGAGATTTATTCGAAAGATACAAGAAGGAAGGGTTAACCTATGTGGGTGCTGATGAAAAAATAAGGGTGGCAGGTTTCATGAATGTCATCATCTCCAAGTACCTTATTAGGGACTTCAATAAGTGCCTACCTAAAACCCTTGAGGAGGTCCTCGAAAGGGCTGAAGCTCACATTCATGGGGAGGAAGATGTTGACATCAAAGAGCAAAGGAAAAGGGGTCCTAGTTGGAGAAGCAACAGTCTCAACAGGAAAAGGAGTAACTATGGTTCCTATGACAAACGCTCTAGAAGTTCATATCCAAGAAGATCTGAAGGCGGGAACCTTCCAAGCCGGGAAAAGACTGTGAGCTTCACAGCCTTAACTAAGACCCCACAAGAGATCCTAGCCGCTGAAGAGGTAAAACATGGCTTCCGACCTCCTCGACCCTTACCAAAAAGCAAGAGAAATGAAAACTCAACTCAATATTGTGAGTTCCACGAAGAAAAAGGCCACCataccaatgattgcttccagctAAGAAAAGAATCAAAGAAGTTGTTAAGTCCGGAGAACTTGCCCATTTGGTCAAATGTGTAA
- the LOC110933748 gene encoding arp2/3 complex-activating protein rickA-like gives MPENEDTSASSDAAVHKPLHPVYTVSNIQHKVRILDSTNVSYASWVKLFTLHAKGYKVLSHIDGTPSPGKDSADFAEWENIDSIVLQWIYGTLSDALLVRVLTDESTAHEAWLRVKRLFVNNKGPRSQALQHELANTTLASMSNLEAYCQKIRDLTDQLKALNFPMNDQQRVLHLVKGLPKEYDTISSILNNSLPTWEDAIEQLLSEAGRIKTRDAVTHTPPIAAAFPPSTTPTTDPQQPQQNFGPPTYNSNRGPPNNRNNYRSNSRNNSNRGPNHYHNRNSSAPPRNSSNRSYSPSPPYPSNNQQPPFYPPFWAPQYWTPPPCPYPTQASSPPYYPSAPPNNQQHRGNPRSAQANLTEVDPLEPT, from the coding sequence ATGCCCGAGAACGAAGATACTTCTGCATCCTCGGATGCCGCCGTGCACAAGCCTCTCCATCCCGTGTATACGGTCAGTAATATTCAGCACAAAGTCCGCATTTTAGATAGCACCAACGTTTCTTATGCTTCGTGGGTCAAGCTGTTTACGCTCCACGCCAAAGGGTATAAGGTACTTTCTCACATAGACGGTACACCGTCACCCGGAAAAGATTCAGCCGACTTTGCCGAATGGGAGAACATCGACTCCATTGTCTTACAATGGATCTATGGCACTCTCTCGGATGCTCTTCTGGTTCGGGTCTTAACCGATGAGTCCACTGCCCATGAAGCCTGGCTTCGTGTCAAACGCCTTTTTGTTAACAACAAAGGCCCACGGTCACAGGCCCTTCAACATGAACTTGCCAATACCACTCTTGCCTCCATGTCGAACCTCGAAGCGTATTGTCAGAAAATACGTGATTTAACCGACCAACTTAAAGCCCTTAACTTTCCCATGAACGACCAACAACGTGTCCTTCATTTAGTCAAGGGCCTACCCAAGGAGTATGACACCATCTCATCTATTTTGAACAATTCGCTACCTACTTGGGAGGATGCAATTGAACAACTACTCTCCGAAGCCGGTCGCATAAAAACCCGAGATGCTGTCACTCATACTCCCCCCATAGCCGCTGCCTTCCCACCCTCTACCACCCCCACTACCGACCCACAACAGCCCCAACAGAACTTTGGCCCACCCACCTATAACTCCAACCGTGGCCCACCCAATAACCGAAACAATTACCGCTCAAACTCCCGCAATAATTCCAACCGTGGCCCAAACCATTACCACAACCGCAACTCCTCAGCCCCACCTCGCAACTCCTCCAACCGCTCCTACAGTCCATCACCTCCCTACCCATCCAACAACCAACAGCCACCCTTTTACCCTCCTTTTTGGGCTCCTCAATATTGGACACCTCCACCTTGCCCTTACCCAACCCAAGCTTCGTCCCCACCTTACTACCCCTCGGCCCCACCCAATAACCAACAACACCGTGGCAATCCAAGATCGGCACAGGCTAATCTTACTGAGGTAGACCCCCTTGAACCCACGTAG
- the LOC110936958 gene encoding GDSL esterase/lipase At5g45950, protein MIMRAFVVLLSVLVVHAQAIDVAKLRLFAAKNNLSCIYVFGDSSVDPGNNNNLITDQKVNFLPYGKDFYDGRPTGRFSNGRLATDLIADALGHTKYIPAYLDPNLTNAQLVNGISFASGGSGFDDLTAQLSNVISLSKQLEYFREYKARLGRHVGKKRAQEIVTNAVFLLSMGTNDFLQNYYVEPTRSKQFTIEKYQDFLISAMSKYIKAMHAEGARRLTVVGMEPFGCVPLIRALKGTVGCAEDYNKIAISFNSKIKSLMATLEPSLGITNFYTDIYGLILDTIHNPKKYGFVEASKGCCGSGLEFMESCKGLPTCADRSKYVYWDAVHFTEEMYKIISDEALKTLMKTLA, encoded by the exons ATGATCATGAGGGCTTTTGTTGTACTCCTGTCTGTGCTAGTTGTACATGCACAAGCTATAGACGTAGCGAAACTACGGCTTTTCGCAGCCAAGAACAACTTGTCTTGCATTTACGTGTTTGGCGACTCAAGCGTTGATCCTGGCAATAACAATAACCTAATAACCGACCAAAAGGTTAACTTCTTGCCCTATGGGAAAGACTTCTATGATGGTCGTCCCACTGGTCGGTTTAGCAATGGAAGACTTGCCACTGATCTCATCG CGGATGCATTGGGTCACACGAAATACATACCGGCGTATCTTGACCCAAATTTGACAAATGCACAACTTGTTAATGGAATTAGCTTTGCATCCGGGGGTTCTGGTTTCGATGATCTTACAGCACAACTCTCG AATGTGATATCACTATCAAAGCAACTGGAGTATTTTCGGGAATACAAGGCAAGGCTAGGAAGGCATGTGGGAAAGAAACGAGCTCAAGAAATCGTCACGAATGCTGTGTTTTTATTGAGCATGGGTACTAATGATTTCTTACAAAATTATTATGTAGAGCCTACCCGTTCTAAACAATTTACTATCGAAAAGTATCAAGATTTTTTGATTTCTGCCATGTCCAAATACATCAAg GCGATGCATGCCGAAGGTGCAAGGAGATTGACAGTGGTGGGCATGGAGCCATTCGGGTGCGTTCCACTCATTAGAGCGCTTAAAGGCACAGTCGGGTGCGCTGAAGACTACAACAAGATTGCTATTTCCTTTAACTCAAAGATCAAATCCCTCATGGCTACTCTTGAACCATCCTTGGGGATTACAAATTTCTACACAGATATCTACGGCCTCATATTGGACACGATTCATAACCCAAAAAAATATG GATTTGTGGAGGCATCAAAGGGCTGCTGTGGATCGGGGTTAGAGTTCATGGAAAGCTGTAAAGGGTTGCCCACTTGTGCAGATAGAAGCAAATATGTTTATTGGGATGCTGTGCACTTTACTGAGGAGATGTACAAAATTATTTCTGATGAAGCTCTTAAAACTCTTATGAAGACTTTGGCCTAA